A stretch of Saccharothrix texasensis DNA encodes these proteins:
- a CDS encoding NUDIX hydrolase, producing MTAEREPRIRCVGGIVHDSNGRLLLVRRGNAPGEGLWSIPGGRVEPGESDETAIVRELREETGLSVTVGALVGSVTRTAPRGVYEIHDYACQVRSGVLRPGDDAVDARWVDAAILATLPLTEMLRETLEAWGQLPRS from the coding sequence GTGACGGCCGAACGTGAGCCCCGGATCCGCTGTGTCGGTGGCATCGTCCATGACTCGAACGGGCGACTGCTACTCGTGCGGAGGGGCAATGCTCCAGGTGAGGGACTGTGGTCGATACCGGGTGGCCGAGTCGAACCCGGCGAGTCCGACGAGACCGCAATCGTGCGGGAACTGCGCGAGGAAACGGGACTCTCCGTAACCGTCGGGGCGTTGGTGGGCAGCGTCACCCGCACGGCGCCACGCGGCGTCTACGAGATCCACGACTACGCCTGCCAGGTGCGATCCGGCGTGCTCCGACCAGGCGACGACGCGGTGGACGCGCGCTGGGTCGACGCTGCGATCTTGGCCACACTCCCACTGACCGAGATGCTGCGCGAGACCCTCGAAGCCTGGGGTCAACTACCCCGTTCGTGA
- the corA gene encoding magnesium/cobalt transporter CorA, whose translation MPSLPSLGGLRGRAQERPPLPIPVPLARYVVDCGVYVDGKRLPGRWSHVDAVEEVRKRGDGFVWIGLHEPDEEQIQGVADTFGLHELAVEDAVHAHQRPKLERYDNMLFMVLKTVRYIQNSSPDTANEIVESGEIMVFLGREFVVTVRHGNHSGLAAVRRQLEEEPERLRTGPAAVLYSIADHVVDNYLDVTDHIEDDIDQMEALVFQPRSRVSADQIYLMKREVLELRRAVMPLAVPLRRLAEGYTPLIPEQVRSYFRDVDDHLTEVSERVINFDELLTTLVNAVLAKITLQQNSDMRKLAAWVAIISVPTMVVGVYGMNFDHMPETHWKYGYPMVIAVILVVCLTLYRIFRRNQWL comes from the coding sequence GTGCCCAGCTTGCCCTCGCTCGGCGGCTTGAGAGGCCGCGCGCAGGAACGACCCCCGCTGCCCATCCCCGTGCCGCTCGCGCGGTACGTCGTGGACTGCGGCGTCTACGTCGACGGCAAGCGCCTGCCCGGCCGCTGGTCGCACGTCGACGCGGTCGAGGAGGTGCGCAAGCGCGGCGACGGGTTCGTCTGGATCGGGCTGCACGAGCCGGACGAGGAGCAGATCCAGGGCGTCGCGGACACGTTCGGGCTGCACGAGCTGGCCGTCGAGGACGCCGTGCACGCGCACCAGCGGCCCAAGCTCGAACGCTACGACAACATGCTGTTCATGGTGCTCAAGACGGTCCGGTACATCCAGAACTCGTCGCCGGACACCGCCAACGAGATCGTCGAGAGCGGCGAGATCATGGTGTTCCTGGGCCGCGAGTTCGTGGTGACGGTCCGGCACGGCAACCACTCGGGGCTGGCGGCGGTGCGGCGCCAGCTGGAGGAGGAGCCGGAGCGGCTGCGCACGGGACCGGCCGCGGTGCTGTACTCGATCGCCGACCACGTGGTGGACAACTACCTCGACGTGACCGACCACATCGAGGACGACATCGACCAGATGGAGGCGCTGGTCTTCCAGCCGCGCAGCCGGGTCAGCGCCGACCAGATCTACCTGATGAAGCGCGAGGTGCTGGAGCTGCGCCGGGCGGTGATGCCGCTGGCCGTGCCGCTGCGGCGGTTGGCGGAGGGCTACACGCCGCTGATCCCCGAGCAGGTGCGCTCCTACTTCCGCGACGTGGACGACCACCTCACCGAGGTGTCCGAACGCGTGATCAACTTCGACGAGCTGCTCACCACGCTGGTCAACGCCGTGCTGGCGAAGATCACGCTCCAGCAGAACTCGGACATGCGCAAGCTCGCCGCCTGGGTGGCGATCATCTCCGTGCCGACCATGGTGGTCGGCGTGTACGGCATGAACTTCGACCACATGCCGGAGACGCACTGGAAGTACGGCTACCCCATGGTGATCGCCGTGATCCTCGTCGTCTGCCTCACCCTGTACCGAATATTCCGTCGCAACCAATGGCTCTGA
- a CDS encoding DUF2332 domain-containing protein yields MLAELFLDASRACDVHSPLTRTLLVAAADDLARGGVTARVMAGAECDRHGTVPGLRFAGALHRLVLEGRAPTLARHYPTAGGRPDLRTVWDDALPVLHEHTDELRALVTSTVVQTNEPGRSAPLFGGLQTATHLAAAEAGRRATFPIRLLEVGASGGLNLRPHRLAYRVDGVTFGDPGSPFALDPGWTGRPPVDLRHNLRLVRRAGCDLNPVDVSTEDGRLHLSSFVWADQRARFERLQAAVELARLDPVPVRRATGPEWLAEQLARPERDVLTVVWHSVVWQYASPADRAMGRAILADAASRATPVAPLALLVYEPRRTHTAGAYEFRLLLKLWPAGVSLRLGTGVGHGIPFTWDTAPWT; encoded by the coding sequence GTGCTCGCCGAGCTGTTCCTCGACGCGTCCCGCGCCTGCGACGTCCACAGCCCGCTCACCCGCACCCTGCTGGTGGCCGCGGCGGACGACCTGGCCCGCGGCGGCGTCACCGCGCGGGTGATGGCGGGCGCCGAGTGCGACCGGCACGGCACCGTGCCCGGCCTGCGGTTCGCGGGCGCCCTGCACCGGCTCGTCCTGGAGGGCCGCGCGCCGACCCTGGCCAGGCACTACCCGACGGCCGGCGGCCGACCGGACCTGCGCACCGTCTGGGACGACGCGCTGCCCGTGCTGCACGAGCACACCGACGAGCTGCGCGCCCTGGTCACGTCCACGGTCGTGCAGACCAACGAGCCCGGCCGCAGCGCGCCCCTGTTCGGCGGCCTGCAGACCGCCACCCACCTGGCCGCGGCCGAGGCGGGCCGGCGCGCCACGTTCCCGATCCGGCTGCTGGAGGTCGGCGCGTCCGGCGGCCTGAACCTGCGCCCGCACCGCCTCGCCTACCGGGTGGACGGCGTGACGTTCGGCGACCCGGGCAGCCCGTTCGCCCTCGACCCGGGCTGGACCGGCCGCCCGCCCGTCGACCTGCGCCACAACCTGCGCCTGGTCCGCCGCGCGGGCTGCGACCTCAACCCGGTCGACGTGTCCACGGAGGACGGGCGGCTGCACCTGTCGTCGTTCGTCTGGGCCGACCAGCGGGCCCGCTTCGAACGGCTCCAGGCCGCCGTCGAGCTGGCCCGGCTCGACCCCGTCCCGGTGCGGCGGGCGACCGGCCCCGAGTGGCTGGCCGAGCAGCTCGCCCGCCCGGAGCGCGACGTGCTGACCGTCGTGTGGCACTCGGTCGTCTGGCAGTACGCGTCGCCGGCCGACCGCGCCATGGGCCGGGCGATCCTCGCCGACGCGGCCTCCCGGGCCACCCCGGTGGCACCGCTGGCGCTGCTCGTCTACGAACCGCGCCGCACGCACACCGCGGGCGCGTACGAGTTCCGGCTGCTGCTCAAGCTGTGGCCGGCGGGCGTCTCGCTGCGCCTGGGCACGGGCGTCGGGCACGGCATCCCGTTCACGTGGGACACCGCGCCCTGGACCTGA
- a CDS encoding MaoC family dehydratase, with amino-acid sequence MQFGRYYEEFEVGAVYKHWPGKTVTEYDDHLFCLLTMNHHPLHLDAHYAAETTEFGKNVVVGNYVYSLLLGMSVPDVSGKAIANLEVESLKHVKPTFHGDTIYGETEVLDKTPSKSKDDRGVVHVETRGYKQDGTVVCVFRRKVMVPKRSYGEARGGEQPGRPEPAAR; translated from the coding sequence GTGCAGTTCGGGCGTTATTACGAGGAGTTCGAGGTCGGCGCGGTCTACAAGCACTGGCCCGGGAAGACGGTCACCGAGTACGACGACCACCTGTTCTGCCTGCTCACCATGAACCACCACCCGCTGCACCTGGACGCGCACTACGCGGCGGAGACCACCGAGTTCGGCAAGAACGTCGTGGTCGGCAACTACGTGTACTCGCTGCTGCTGGGCATGTCGGTGCCCGACGTGTCGGGCAAGGCCATCGCCAACCTCGAGGTGGAATCCCTCAAGCACGTCAAGCCCACGTTCCACGGGGACACCATCTACGGTGAGACCGAGGTGCTGGACAAGACGCCCTCGAAGTCCAAGGACGACCGCGGCGTGGTCCACGTCGAGACGCGCGGGTACAAACAGGATGGAACGGTCGTCTGCGTGTTCCGCCGGAAGGTCATGGTGCCCAAGCGCTCCTACGGTGAAGCGCGCGGCGGCGAGCAGCCGGGCAGGCCCGAACCCGCGGCCCGCTGA
- a CDS encoding ABC transporter ATP-binding protein — protein MAEIVLDSVTKQYPDGAVAVRDVDLEIADGEFVILVGPSGCGKSTTLNMIAGLEDITSGELRIGGERVNERAPKDRDIAMVFQSYALYPHMTVKENMAFPLRLAKVDDATVEKKVRDAAAILDLADHLDRKPSNLSGGQRQRVAMGRAIVRSPKAFLMDEPLSNLDAKLRVQMRTSVSRLQKQLGTTTVYVTHDQTEAMTLGDRVVVMRGGAVQQVGAPQFLYDNPANLFVAGFIGSPAMNFVPAALEDGVLRSPLGDVPLTDRVRGLLENADAPREVIMGLRPEHFEDARLVDDAVRSKGVTFTNHVDVLESMGSDKFAYFSVQGEQATSAELAELAADAGSADVPGGGVSLVARIAATSTAVEGEPADIWFDADQVQLFDPGTGRNLTFRG, from the coding sequence ATGGCCGAGATCGTCCTGGACAGCGTGACCAAGCAGTACCCCGACGGTGCGGTGGCCGTGCGGGACGTGGACCTCGAGATCGCCGACGGCGAGTTCGTCATCCTGGTCGGCCCGTCCGGCTGCGGGAAGTCCACGACCCTGAACATGATCGCGGGCCTGGAGGACATCACGTCCGGCGAGCTGCGCATCGGCGGCGAACGGGTCAACGAGCGCGCGCCCAAGGACCGCGACATCGCGATGGTGTTCCAGTCCTACGCGCTCTACCCGCACATGACGGTGAAGGAGAACATGGCCTTCCCGCTGCGGCTGGCCAAGGTGGACGACGCCACCGTGGAGAAGAAGGTCCGCGACGCGGCCGCGATCCTGGACCTGGCCGACCACCTGGACCGCAAGCCGTCCAACCTGTCCGGCGGGCAGCGGCAGCGGGTCGCGATGGGGCGGGCGATCGTGCGCAGCCCCAAGGCGTTCCTGATGGACGAGCCGCTGTCGAACCTCGACGCCAAGCTGCGCGTGCAGATGCGCACGTCGGTGTCACGGCTGCAGAAGCAGCTCGGCACCACCACCGTGTACGTCACGCACGACCAGACCGAGGCGATGACCCTCGGCGACCGGGTCGTGGTGATGCGCGGCGGCGCGGTGCAGCAGGTCGGCGCGCCGCAGTTCCTCTACGACAACCCGGCCAACCTGTTCGTCGCCGGGTTCATCGGCTCGCCCGCGATGAACTTCGTGCCCGCGGCGCTGGAGGACGGCGTGCTGCGGTCGCCGCTGGGCGACGTGCCGCTCACCGACCGGGTGCGCGGGCTGCTGGAGAACGCCGACGCGCCCCGCGAAGTGATCATGGGGTTGCGGCCCGAGCACTTCGAGGACGCCCGACTGGTGGACGACGCCGTTCGCTCGAAGGGGGTCACGTTCACCAACCACGTGGACGTGCTGGAGTCGATGGGCTCGGACAAGTTCGCCTACTTCAGCGTCCAGGGTGAACAGGCGACCTCGGCGGAGTTGGCCGAGCTCGCCGCCGACGCGGGCTCGGCCGACGTGCCCGGCGGCGGCGTGTCGCTGGTCGCCCGGATCGCCGCGACGTCCACCGCGGTGGAGGGCGAGCCGGCCGACATCTGGTTCGACGCAGACCAGGTGCAGCTGTTCGACCCGGGCACCGGCCGCAACCTCACCTTCCGCGGCTGA
- a CDS encoding SDR family NAD(P)-dependent oxidoreductase: protein MGILDGKAVVITGAGRGLGEAYAMHAAQAGAAVVVNDVDGDQAEQVAEHIRAYGGRAVASTATVADPSEAEKIMGMCLTEFGRVDGLVNNAGLNYEALPWEDEPESIRRIVEVNLLGVIYTGMAAMRVMREQGHGSIVNISSGAFLGQRKLAAYSATKGAVASLSSSWALDLEGDNIRVNAVCPVAHTRMVWKSERSLRAIPADRTPGKVAPLVLFLLSDAADGITGQIVRCNGRQLHLVGHPYFKQPILESDTWDTASVKRAFDGVLQAHLEPFGLEKRMPPRLRELVEPGRTA from the coding sequence ATGGGGATTCTTGACGGCAAAGCAGTGGTGATCACCGGGGCGGGACGGGGTCTGGGCGAGGCCTACGCGATGCACGCCGCGCAGGCCGGCGCCGCGGTCGTGGTCAACGACGTTGACGGTGACCAGGCCGAACAGGTGGCCGAGCACATCCGGGCGTACGGCGGGCGCGCGGTGGCGAGCACGGCGACGGTGGCCGATCCCAGCGAGGCCGAGAAGATCATGGGAATGTGCCTGACCGAGTTCGGCCGGGTCGACGGCCTGGTCAACAACGCCGGGCTCAACTACGAGGCACTGCCGTGGGAGGACGAGCCGGAATCCATCCGGCGGATCGTCGAGGTCAACCTCCTGGGAGTCATATACACCGGAATGGCCGCGATGCGCGTGATGCGCGAGCAGGGCCACGGCTCGATCGTGAACATTTCGTCGGGCGCGTTCCTCGGCCAGCGCAAACTCGCCGCCTACTCGGCCACCAAAGGCGCGGTGGCCTCGCTCAGCTCGTCGTGGGCGCTCGACCTGGAAGGGGACAACATCCGGGTCAACGCCGTCTGCCCGGTCGCCCACACGCGGATGGTGTGGAAGTCGGAGCGCTCGCTGCGGGCCATCCCCGCCGACCGCACCCCCGGCAAGGTCGCGCCGCTGGTGCTGTTCCTGCTCAGCGACGCGGCCGACGGCATCACGGGCCAGATCGTCCGGTGCAACGGCAGGCAGCTGCACCTCGTCGGCCACCCGTACTTCAAGCAGCCGATCCTGGAGAGCGACACCTGGGACACCGCGTCGGTGAAGCGGGCGTTCGACGGCGTCCTGCAAGCCCACCTGGAACCGTTCGGCCTGGAGAAGCGCATGCCGCCGCGGCTGCGCGAGCTGGTCGAGCCCGGCCGCACGGCCTGA
- a CDS encoding chromosome partitioning protein ParB, with product MPRDTGFPRADAEHDFLRARRRQVMSRLAAWLRREPDDVNIMLPFHEVVEALGMLGERRLGLRVVRLDSIVGSVDRTRDFDRRFRPTSARVRERWQRLALAQRRGEAVPPIEVYRVGDLHFVQDGHHRVSVAHALGLEVIDAYVTEVVTRIPAHGIRHRGDLIVKDYRRLFLERAPLDGQARAAVLLSDPWEYAELGEHVEAWGFRLMQDEGVFLDRAAVAARWYAEEYQPVVEMLRQADLVGDRTETEAYLWVAAERYRLIRTHRWDADVISTLRSRR from the coding sequence GTGCCCCGTGACACCGGTTTCCCGCGGGCGGACGCGGAGCACGACTTCCTGCGCGCCCGCCGCCGCCAGGTGATGTCGCGGTTGGCGGCGTGGCTGCGCCGCGAGCCCGACGACGTGAACATCATGCTGCCGTTCCACGAGGTGGTGGAGGCGCTGGGGATGCTCGGCGAGCGGCGGTTGGGGCTGCGGGTGGTCCGGCTGGACTCGATCGTCGGCAGCGTGGACCGGACCCGCGACTTCGACCGCCGGTTCCGGCCGACGTCGGCCCGGGTGCGCGAGCGGTGGCAGCGGCTGGCGCTGGCGCAGCGGCGGGGCGAGGCGGTGCCGCCGATCGAGGTGTACCGGGTGGGCGACCTGCACTTCGTGCAGGACGGGCACCACCGGGTGTCGGTGGCGCACGCGCTGGGGCTGGAGGTGATCGACGCGTACGTGACGGAGGTCGTGACGCGGATCCCGGCGCACGGCATCCGGCACCGGGGCGACCTGATCGTGAAGGACTACCGGCGGCTGTTCCTGGAGCGGGCGCCGTTGGACGGGCAGGCGCGGGCGGCGGTGCTGCTGTCGGACCCGTGGGAGTACGCGGAGCTGGGCGAGCACGTGGAGGCGTGGGGGTTCCGGCTGATGCAGGACGAGGGCGTGTTCCTGGACCGGGCCGCGGTCGCCGCGCGCTGGTACGCCGAGGAGTACCAGCCGGTGGTGGAGATGCTGCGGCAGGCGGACCTGGTGGGCGACCGCACGGAGACCGAGGCGTACCTGTGGGTGGCGGCGGAGCGGTACCGGCTGATCCGCACGCACCGGTGGGACGCCGACGTCATCTCGACCCTGCGGTCGCGCCGGTGA
- a CDS encoding RecB family exonuclease, translating into MQEQLGFDFGAMPKKLVRVTPAKLTTWADCPRRFRMAYLDRPSPPRGGAWAHNTLGAVVHNALKALFDLPAQRRTPEQAVALLHRQWKNDGFRDAEQAAVYRDRAVGWVRDYVTELDTSIEPVGIERWVSTPTSKIVAEGRVDRIDLRDGELVIVDYKTGRHALTVDDARGSQALALYALAARRTLRKPCHRVELHHLPTGTVAVWEHTEESLGRHVSRAEEAADELRLATDTLEAGGDPEILFPPRTGNQCTWCDFRRSCPEGRQAAPTIDPWSLLAP; encoded by the coding sequence GTGCAGGAACAGCTGGGGTTCGACTTCGGCGCGATGCCGAAGAAGCTCGTGCGGGTGACGCCGGCGAAGCTCACCACGTGGGCCGACTGCCCGCGCCGCTTCCGCATGGCCTACCTCGACCGGCCGTCGCCGCCGCGCGGCGGGGCGTGGGCGCACAACACCCTGGGCGCGGTCGTGCACAACGCGTTGAAGGCGCTGTTCGACCTGCCCGCCCAGCGGCGCACCCCCGAGCAGGCGGTCGCGCTGCTGCACCGGCAGTGGAAGAACGACGGGTTCCGCGACGCCGAGCAGGCGGCCGTGTACCGGGACCGGGCGGTCGGGTGGGTGCGCGACTACGTCACCGAGCTGGACACGTCGATCGAACCGGTCGGCATCGAGCGCTGGGTGTCCACACCCACCTCGAAGATCGTCGCCGAAGGCCGGGTCGACCGGATCGACCTGCGCGACGGCGAGCTGGTGATCGTCGACTACAAGACCGGGCGGCACGCGCTGACCGTGGACGACGCGCGGGGCTCGCAGGCGCTGGCCCTGTACGCGCTGGCGGCCCGGCGGACACTGCGCAAGCCGTGCCACCGGGTGGAGCTGCACCACCTGCCGACGGGCACCGTGGCGGTGTGGGAGCACACCGAGGAGAGCCTGGGGCGGCACGTGTCGCGGGCCGAGGAGGCGGCGGACGAGCTGCGCCTGGCCACCGACACGCTGGAAGCCGGCGGCGACCCGGAGATCCTGTTCCCGCCGCGCACCGGCAACCAGTGCACGTGGTGCGACTTCCGCCGGTCGTGCCCCGAAGGCCGGCAGGCCGCGCCGACGATCGACCCGTGGTCGTTGCTCGCGCCGTAG
- a CDS encoding PH domain-containing protein → MFAPRDPDEYLLPTERRVIRVRRHWSSLLWDLLEAGALLAGAMMISYLLPDNAVIVQNILWYASLFVLLRLAYFVMEWWVERIVVTDKRFMISSGVFETKVAMMPISKVTDLTYERSVLGRMFGFGTLVVESAGQIQALNRIEYLPNPEEVYDAISELTFGDKKAQAERFSMIKAQRAARGKKMVP, encoded by the coding sequence ATGTTCGCACCACGGGACCCCGACGAGTACCTGCTCCCCACGGAGCGTCGGGTCATCCGGGTACGCAGGCACTGGAGCAGCCTGCTCTGGGATCTCCTGGAGGCCGGCGCGCTGCTCGCCGGCGCCATGATGATCTCCTACCTGCTGCCCGACAACGCGGTCATCGTCCAGAACATCCTCTGGTACGCCTCGCTGTTCGTGCTGCTCAGGCTGGCCTACTTCGTCATGGAGTGGTGGGTGGAGCGGATCGTGGTCACCGACAAGAGGTTCATGATCTCCTCGGGGGTCTTCGAGACCAAGGTCGCCATGATGCCGATCAGCAAGGTCACCGACCTCACCTACGAGCGTTCGGTGCTCGGGCGCATGTTCGGCTTCGGCACCCTGGTCGTGGAGTCGGCGGGTCAGATCCAGGCCCTCAACCGGATCGAGTACCTGCCCAACCCCGAGGAGGTCTACGACGCCATCTCGGAGTTGACCTTCGGCGACAAGAAGGCCCAGGCGGAGCGCTTCTCGATGATCAAGGCGCAGCGGGCGGCGCGCGGCAAGAAGATGGTGCCGTAG
- a CDS encoding DUF2332 domain-containing protein, giving the protein MTSLDLVRQRLARFARSEAHGVSPLYEHLASHAADDPEVAGLLTAAPERFAHATLLLAAAHRLVQAEPFHRLSDYYPSLGGTYGADESTWRLFREFVLDRADKVRELVATRSVQTNEVRRATLLYPALARVKGPVGLLEAGCSAGLLLGLDQYGYRYQTQQAGQLVAGPAKAALGLHCALELAPGAELPKIPKTVKIAAKVGLDRAPADLTDEDTYAWLEACVWADQPERLRLFGVAATVQRKSPPEFVVGDAVADLGAAAARVPEDLPLVVLTSNVLPYLAGEEFVAALRDLGRPVWWLSHEGYAAGLAHVLPGRDDLRPGPDDPAFGVVGLVRFEGGEVRSAQALARTAPHGQRLVWLP; this is encoded by the coding sequence GTGACCTCGCTGGATCTGGTGCGGCAACGACTGGCCCGGTTCGCCAGGAGCGAGGCGCACGGCGTCTCGCCGCTCTACGAGCACCTGGCCTCCCACGCCGCCGACGATCCGGAGGTCGCCGGCCTGCTGACCGCCGCCCCGGAGCGGTTCGCGCACGCGACCCTGCTCCTGGCGGCGGCGCACCGGCTGGTGCAGGCCGAGCCGTTCCACCGGCTGTCCGACTACTACCCCTCGCTCGGCGGCACGTACGGCGCGGACGAGAGCACCTGGCGGCTGTTCCGGGAGTTCGTGCTCGACCGCGCCGACAAGGTGCGCGAGCTGGTCGCCACCCGCTCGGTGCAGACCAACGAGGTGCGGCGGGCCACGCTGCTCTACCCGGCGCTGGCGCGCGTCAAGGGGCCGGTCGGGCTGCTGGAGGCCGGCTGCTCGGCCGGCCTGCTGCTCGGCCTCGACCAGTACGGCTACCGCTACCAGACCCAGCAGGCCGGGCAGCTCGTCGCGGGGCCGGCCAAGGCCGCGCTCGGGCTGCACTGCGCGCTGGAGCTGGCGCCCGGCGCGGAGCTGCCCAAGATCCCCAAAACGGTGAAGATCGCGGCCAAGGTGGGGCTGGACCGGGCGCCCGCCGACCTGACCGACGAGGACACCTACGCGTGGCTCGAGGCGTGCGTGTGGGCCGACCAGCCGGAGCGGCTGCGGCTGTTCGGCGTGGCCGCGACCGTGCAGCGCAAGTCGCCGCCGGAGTTCGTGGTCGGCGACGCGGTGGCGGACCTCGGCGCGGCCGCCGCCCGCGTGCCCGAGGACCTGCCGCTGGTGGTCCTGACCAGCAACGTCCTGCCGTACCTGGCGGGGGAGGAGTTCGTGGCCGCGCTGCGCGACCTCGGCCGCCCGGTGTGGTGGTTGAGCCACGAGGGCTACGCGGCGGGCCTGGCGCACGTGCTGCCGGGCCGGGACGACCTGCGGCCCGGCCCGGACGACCCGGCGTTCGGCGTGGTCGGGCTCGTCCGGTTCGAGGGCGGCGAGGTGCGGTCGGCGCAGGCGTTGGCGAGGACGGCGCCGCACGGCCAACGGTTGGTATGGCTCCCCTGA
- a CDS encoding PHP domain-containing protein — MRIDLHTHSTESDGTDTPAELVAAAAATGLTAVALTDHDTAAGWAEAATALPPGLKLVRGAELSCASDDGRGRVITVHLLAYLYDHTSPALVEEQQRLRLERRHRLRRMAERMVDDGFPIDPDELMAAMPADAPAGRPHLAMALIRAGVVSTVDEAFARYLTGGRYYVPRTDTPVARAIEMITEAGGVTVLAHPFATSRGPIVTDQVVADLAGLGLAGVEVDHPDHDPPTRARLRGLAGELGLLTTGSSDYHGTNKTVRLGAETTSPDVLDALADRATGCKVLVG; from the coding sequence GTGCGCATCGACCTGCACACCCACTCGACCGAGTCCGACGGCACCGACACGCCCGCGGAGTTGGTGGCGGCCGCGGCCGCCACCGGCTTGACCGCGGTCGCGCTCACCGACCACGACACCGCTGCCGGCTGGGCGGAGGCGGCCACCGCGCTGCCACCCGGCTTGAAGCTGGTGCGCGGCGCCGAGCTGTCCTGTGCCTCCGACGACGGCCGGGGCCGGGTCATCACCGTCCACCTGCTCGCCTACCTGTACGACCACACCTCGCCCGCGCTGGTCGAGGAGCAGCAGCGGCTGCGCCTGGAACGACGACACCGACTGCGCCGGATGGCCGAGCGGATGGTCGACGACGGGTTCCCCATCGACCCCGACGAGCTGATGGCGGCCATGCCCGCCGACGCGCCCGCCGGACGTCCCCACCTCGCCATGGCGTTGATCCGGGCGGGCGTGGTGTCCACCGTCGACGAGGCGTTCGCCCGGTACCTCACCGGCGGCCGGTACTACGTGCCGCGCACCGACACGCCCGTGGCGCGGGCCATCGAGATGATCACCGAGGCGGGCGGGGTGACCGTCCTCGCCCACCCGTTCGCCACCTCGCGCGGCCCGATCGTGACCGACCAGGTGGTGGCCGACCTCGCCGGCCTCGGCCTGGCCGGCGTCGAGGTCGACCACCCCGACCACGACCCGCCGACGCGCGCGCGGCTGCGCGGCCTGGCGGGGGAGCTGGGGCTGCTGACCACCGGGTCCAGCGACTACCACGGCACCAACAAGACCGTGCGCCTCGGCGCGGAGACCACGTCACCGGACGTGCTCGACGCCCTGGCCGACCGGGCAACCGGGTGCAAGGTGCTGGTCGGTTGA
- a CDS encoding metallophosphoesterase family protein, translating to MPRVLAVADEVVEALWTDRVRRHDVDLVVAAGDLPFDYLEFLAGALDRPCVFVPGNHDVDLTGYTDVRGLWTKAGLPVRWPGPAGAVNADGRVVDVAGLRIAGLGGSVRYSGGPNQWTERQQARRLRGVLRAARWRRWRDGRGVDVLLTHSPPLGCGDEPDPPHRGFACLHEAVRWLRPPLLLHGHIHPHGRVKPDRALGSTRVVNVVGYRVLDVPVTRGGVDRAP from the coding sequence GTGCCGAGGGTGCTCGCGGTGGCCGACGAGGTGGTCGAGGCGTTGTGGACCGACCGGGTGCGCCGCCACGACGTCGACCTCGTCGTGGCGGCCGGCGACCTGCCGTTCGACTACCTGGAGTTCCTGGCCGGTGCGTTGGACCGGCCGTGCGTGTTCGTGCCGGGCAACCACGACGTGGACCTGACCGGCTACACCGACGTGCGCGGCCTGTGGACGAAGGCGGGCCTGCCGGTGCGCTGGCCGGGTCCGGCGGGCGCGGTGAACGCCGACGGGCGGGTGGTGGACGTCGCGGGGCTGCGGATCGCCGGGCTGGGCGGGTCCGTCCGGTACAGCGGCGGGCCGAACCAGTGGACCGAGCGGCAGCAGGCGCGGCGGCTGCGCGGGGTGCTGCGGGCGGCCCGGTGGCGGCGGTGGCGCGACGGGCGCGGGGTGGACGTGCTGCTCACCCACTCGCCGCCGCTGGGCTGCGGCGACGAGCCGGACCCGCCCCACCGGGGCTTCGCGTGCCTGCACGAGGCCGTGCGGTGGTTGCGGCCACCGCTGCTGCTGCACGGGCACATCCACCCGCACGGCCGGGTGAAGCCGGACCGGGCGCTCGGCTCGACCCGCGTGGTGAACGTCGTGGGCTACCGGGTGCTGGACGTCCCCGTGACCCGAGGAGGAGTCGACCGTGCCCCGTGA